The following are encoded in a window of Mycobacterium vicinigordonae genomic DNA:
- the cmrA gene encoding mycolate reductase (Catalyzes the final step in mycolic acid biosynthesis.) — protein sequence MPIPAPSPDARAVVTGASQNIGEALASELAARGHSLIITARREELLTALAARLVDKYRVAVEVRPADLADPTERAKLCDELTSRPISILCANAGTATFGPVAELDPAGEKAQVQLNAVAVHDLTLAVLPGMIERKAGGILISGSAAGNSPIPYNATYAATKAFANTFSESLRGEVRKHGVHVTLLAPGPVRTDLPEGDERSLVEKLVPDFLWISTEHTAQVSLDALERNKMRIVPGLTSKAMSVASGYAPRAIVAPIVGAFYKKLGGG from the coding sequence ATGCCGATTCCCGCACCCAGTCCCGACGCCCGCGCGGTAGTCACCGGCGCGTCGCAGAACATCGGCGAGGCGCTGGCCAGCGAGCTGGCCGCGCGCGGCCACAGCCTGATCATCACCGCGCGGCGCGAGGAACTGCTGACCGCCCTGGCCGCGCGCCTGGTGGACAAGTACCGCGTCGCCGTCGAGGTGCGTCCGGCCGATCTTGCCGACCCGACCGAACGCGCGAAGCTGTGCGACGAGCTGACCAGCAGGCCTATCTCAATCCTGTGCGCCAACGCCGGCACCGCGACGTTTGGGCCGGTCGCGGAGCTGGATCCGGCCGGCGAGAAAGCCCAGGTGCAATTGAATGCCGTTGCCGTGCATGACCTTACGCTTGCCGTACTACCCGGCATGATCGAACGCAAGGCCGGTGGCATCCTGATTTCCGGCTCGGCCGCCGGGAATTCGCCAATTCCCTACAACGCAACGTATGCCGCGACCAAGGCCTTCGCGAACACCTTCAGCGAGTCCCTGCGCGGCGAGGTACGCAAGCACGGAGTGCACGTCACGCTACTAGCCCCCGGACCGGTGCGAACCGACCTGCCCGAAGGCGACGAACGCTCGCTGGTGGAGAAACTGGTGCCCGATTTCCTCTGGATCTCCACCGAGCACACCGCCCAAGTGTCGCTGGATGCCTTGGAGCGCAACAAGATGCGGATTGTTCCGGGTCTGACGTCCAAGGCGATG